The following proteins are co-located in the Larus michahellis chromosome 9, bLarMic1.1, whole genome shotgun sequence genome:
- the ARRDC4 gene encoding arrestin domain-containing protein 4 — translation MAAAGPGLGPGAGGAVRTLALVLEDEARRGGGAGGGYCSGDTVSGQVLLELAGPLPLRGLRLEAAGRARVAWSESSGAVPGAGTWGVAARAPGPGPRREAEVRYLDIRQNLLRDPPEGEESLILLDGRHEFPFSFQLPQEPLVTSFTGKYGSIQYYVKAILERPAAPDQSVQTELQVISHIDVSSPALLTPVLRSQEKMVGCWFFTSGPVSLSAKIERKGYCNGEAIPIYAEIENCSSRLIVPKAAIFQTQTYLASGKTKTFRQMVANVRGNHIASGSTDTWNGKTLKIPPVSPSILDCCIIRVEYSLAVYIHIPGAKKLMIEMPLVIGTIPCIGFSSRNSSITSQFSMDMSWLALTMPERPEAPPNYADVVSEEEFSRHVPAYPPPIDCEEQLCCPVFAYIQEFRFQPPPLYSEIDPHPTDVEEVQPVSFMV, via the exons atggcggcggccgggccgggcctgggccccggggccggcggggcggtgAGGACGCTGGCCCTGGTGCTGGAGGACgaggcccggcgcggcggcggcgctggcggcggctaCTGCAGCGGCGACACGGTGTCcgggcaggtgctgctggagctggcgggGCCGCTGCCGCTCCGCGGGCTGCGCCTGGaggccgccggccgggcccgcGTCGCCTGGAGCGAGAGTTCGGGTGCCGTCCCTGGGGCGGGAACCTGGGGGGTAGCGGCGagggcgccggggccggggccccgGCGGGAGGCGGAGGTGCGCTACCTGGACATCCGGCAGAACCTCCTGCGGGACCCGCCCGAAG GTGAGGAAAGCTTAATTCTTCTTGATGGAAGACATGAATTTCCGTTCAGCTTTCAGCTCCCTCAAGA ACCTCTGGTGACCTCTTTTACTGGGAAGTACGGCAGTATTCAGTACTACGTGAAGGCAATTCTGGAGAGGCCTGCAGCACCTGATCAGAGCGTACAGACAGAGCTCCAGGTCATTAGCCATATCGACGTCAGCTCGCCAGCTTTATTG ACACCTGTTCTAAGAAGTCAGGAGAAGATGGTTGGCTGTTGGTTTTTCACCTCTGGGCCAGTGTCTCTCAGTGCCAAAATTGAGAGGAAGGGATACTGTAATG gGGAAGCCATACCAATCTATGCAGAAATTGAGAACTGCTCTTCTCGTTTGATCGTTCCAAAAGCTGCCATTTTCCAAACGCAAACTTACCTGGCCAGTGGGAAGACAAAAACTTTCCGTCAGATGGTTGCCAATGTCCGAGGAAACCATATTGCCTCTGGGAGTACAGATACCTGGAATGGGAAGACTCTGAAAATCCCACCTGTGTCCCCCTCTATACTTGACTGCTGCATTATTAGAGTAGAATATTCATTAGCT GTATATATCCATATTCCTGGTGCTAAGAAATTGATGATTGAAATGCCTCTGGTGATTGGCACTATTCCATGTATTGGATTTTCAAGCAGAAACTCCAGCATTACCAGCCAGTTTAGTATGGATATGAGCTGGCTGGCATTGACCATGCCAGAACGCCCTGAAG CACCACCAAATTATGCTGATGTAGTGTCTGAGGAAGAGTTCTCCAGACATGTTCCTGCTTATCCACCACCAATTGACTGTGAGGAACAATTGTGTTGTCCTGTCTTTGCTTACATCCAAGAGTTCCGGTTTCAGCCTCCACCTCTTTATtcagag ATCGATCCACATCCAACTGATGTAGAAGAAGTTCAGCCCGTTTCATTCATGGTCTGA